Proteins co-encoded in one Actinomadura luteofluorescens genomic window:
- a CDS encoding MarR family winged helix-turn-helix transcriptional regulator codes for MSAGAGMGTEGGEELDFWSFVDLAGRRLSEEFGFGHRLATRLLLTLNRASAIVTYDLESTVHRPRGHSWSAFRLLFVTWLAGPLEPGRAATLAGMSRAAVSNLVKTLVADGMLVRSPGERDGRSVILALTERGQDAMLEIFAGQNERERQWADVLTETEQRMLVMLLDKLIAGRGSFDVRERS; via the coding sequence ATGAGCGCGGGCGCGGGCATGGGCACCGAGGGCGGGGAGGAGCTGGACTTCTGGTCGTTCGTCGATCTCGCGGGCCGGCGGCTCTCGGAGGAGTTCGGGTTCGGGCACCGGCTGGCGACGCGGCTGCTGCTGACCCTGAACCGGGCGTCGGCGATCGTGACCTACGACCTGGAGTCGACGGTGCACCGGCCGCGCGGCCACTCCTGGTCGGCGTTCCGGCTGCTGTTCGTGACCTGGCTGGCCGGGCCGCTGGAGCCCGGGCGGGCCGCCACGCTGGCCGGGATGAGCAGGGCCGCCGTGTCCAACCTGGTCAAGACGCTCGTCGCGGACGGCATGCTGGTGCGCAGCCCCGGCGAGCGGGACGGCCGGTCGGTGATCCTCGCGCTGACCGAGCGGGGGCAGGACGCCATGCTGGAGATCTTCGCCGGGCAGAACGAGCGCGAGCGGCAGTGGGCGGACGTGCTCACCGAGACCGAGCAGCGGATGCTCGTCATGCTGCTCGACAAGCTCATCGCGGGGCGCGGCTCGTTCGACGTCCGCGAACGCAGCTGA
- a CDS encoding homogentisate 1,2-dioxygenase — protein sequence MAHYRRVGHVPPKRHTQHRHIGHGDGEERLHFEELMGEEGFSSDSSLLYHREIPSAIVDSRVWDVPDQGTTPNHPLRPRHLKLHELFPKETWSETDVVTGRRVVLGNADVRLSYVVSAADSPLYRNATGDEIVYIESGTATVETIFGTVEAKQGDYVVIPTSTTHRWLPTGDQPLRAYAIEATGHVAPPKRYLSRYGQFLENAPYCERDLHGPGEPLLADGTDVEVLVKHRTSRGITGTRLTYARHPFDVVGWDGCLYPFTFSVHDFEPITGRVHQPPPVHQVFEGHNFVVCNFVPRKVDYHPLSIPVPYYHSNVDSDEIMFYCGGDYEARKGSGIGQGSVSVHPGGLAHGPQPGAYERSIGVEFFDELAVMVDTFRPLELGEGGLACEDEAYAWTWAGRR from the coding sequence ATGGCCCACTACCGCCGGGTCGGCCACGTGCCGCCGAAACGCCACACCCAGCACCGTCACATCGGCCACGGGGACGGCGAGGAGCGGCTCCACTTCGAGGAACTGATGGGCGAGGAGGGCTTCTCCTCCGACTCGTCACTGCTGTACCACCGGGAGATCCCGTCCGCGATCGTCGACTCGCGGGTCTGGGACGTCCCCGACCAGGGCACGACGCCGAACCATCCGCTGCGGCCGCGCCACCTCAAGCTGCACGAGCTGTTCCCCAAGGAGACGTGGTCCGAGACCGACGTCGTCACCGGCCGCCGGGTCGTCCTCGGCAACGCCGACGTCCGGCTCTCCTACGTCGTGTCCGCCGCCGACTCGCCGCTGTACCGCAACGCGACCGGCGACGAGATCGTCTACATCGAGTCCGGCACCGCCACGGTCGAGACGATCTTCGGGACGGTGGAGGCGAAGCAGGGCGACTACGTCGTCATCCCGACCTCGACCACCCACCGGTGGCTCCCGACCGGCGACCAGCCGCTGCGCGCGTACGCGATCGAGGCCACCGGCCACGTCGCACCGCCGAAGCGCTACCTGTCGCGCTACGGCCAGTTCCTGGAGAACGCCCCGTACTGCGAGCGCGACCTGCACGGCCCCGGCGAGCCCCTCCTAGCCGACGGCACGGACGTCGAGGTCCTCGTCAAGCACCGGACGTCGCGCGGAATCACCGGCACCCGCCTGACCTACGCGCGCCACCCGTTCGACGTCGTCGGCTGGGACGGCTGCCTGTACCCGTTCACGTTCAGCGTCCACGACTTCGAGCCGATCACCGGACGCGTCCACCAGCCGCCGCCCGTCCACCAGGTGTTCGAGGGCCACAACTTCGTGGTGTGCAACTTCGTGCCGCGCAAGGTGGACTACCACCCGCTGTCGATCCCGGTGCCCTACTACCACTCGAACGTGGACTCCGACGAGATCATGTTCTACTGCGGCGGCGACTACGAGGCGCGCAAGGGCTCCGGCATCGGGCAGGGCTCGGTCTCGGTGCACCCGGGCGGCCTCGCGCACGGCCCGCAGCCCGGCGCCTACGAGCGCAGCATCGGCGTCGAGTTCTTCGACGAGCTGGCGGTCATGGTCGACACCTTCCGCCCGCTCGAACTGGGCGAGGGCGGCCTGGCCTGCGAGGACGAGGCGTACGCCTGGACGTGGGCGGGGCGGCGATGA
- the fahA gene encoding fumarylacetoacetase, with protein MTRIAIPEGSLFGLANLPYGVFSTPGTAPRVGVRVADSVVDLAAGLGDDVFAAPSLNPFMAQGHARWVEVREQVLDLVSEDVPDEAVHPLDAVTPHMPFEVADYVDFYASEHHASNLGRLFRPDSEPLMPNWKHLPVGYHGRAGTVVPSGTPIVRPSGQRKGETAPTFGESRRLDIEAEVGFVVGTGSALGDPVSADDFDERVFGVVLVNDWSARDIQAWEYVPLGPFLGKSFATSVSHWVVPLLALEAARVATPPQDPEPLPYLREKNPWGLDLDLAVSWNGQVVSRPPYREMYWSPAQMLAHMTVNGASSRTGDLFASGTVSGPAKDQRGAFIELTWGGKEPVTVGGEPRTFLEDGDEVSITASAPGPSGTRIGFGEVTGRILPAP; from the coding sequence ATGACCCGCATCGCGATCCCCGAAGGCTCCCTCTTCGGGCTCGCCAACCTCCCCTACGGCGTGTTCTCGACACCGGGCACGGCGCCCCGCGTGGGCGTCCGCGTGGCCGACTCCGTCGTGGACCTCGCCGCCGGCCTCGGCGACGACGTCTTCGCCGCGCCGTCCCTCAACCCGTTCATGGCGCAGGGCCACGCGCGCTGGGTCGAGGTCCGCGAGCAGGTCCTCGACCTGGTCTCCGAGGACGTCCCGGACGAGGCCGTCCACCCCCTCGACGCGGTGACCCCGCACATGCCGTTCGAGGTCGCCGACTACGTGGACTTCTACGCCTCCGAGCACCACGCGTCCAACCTCGGCCGGCTGTTCCGCCCGGACTCCGAGCCGCTCATGCCGAACTGGAAGCACCTGCCGGTCGGGTACCACGGCCGCGCCGGGACGGTCGTTCCGTCCGGGACGCCGATCGTGCGCCCGAGCGGGCAGCGCAAGGGCGAGACCGCTCCGACCTTCGGGGAGAGCCGCCGCCTGGACATCGAGGCCGAGGTCGGCTTCGTCGTCGGTACCGGCTCGGCGCTGGGCGACCCGGTGAGCGCGGACGACTTCGACGAGCGCGTCTTCGGCGTCGTCCTGGTCAACGACTGGTCGGCCCGCGACATCCAGGCATGGGAGTACGTCCCCCTCGGCCCGTTCCTGGGGAAGAGCTTCGCGACGTCGGTTTCCCACTGGGTCGTCCCGCTCCTCGCCCTGGAGGCCGCCCGCGTCGCCACGCCGCCGCAGGACCCCGAGCCGCTGCCCTACCTGCGGGAGAAGAACCCGTGGGGCCTGGACCTCGACCTCGCCGTCTCCTGGAACGGGCAGGTCGTCTCCCGTCCGCCCTACCGGGAGATGTACTGGTCGCCCGCGCAGATGCTCGCGCACATGACGGTGAACGGCGCGTCGTCCCGCACCGGCGACCTGTTCGCCTCCGGGACGGTCTCGGGCCCGGCCAAGGACCAGCGCGGCGCCTTCATCGAGCTGACGTGGGGCGGCAAGGAGCCCGTGACGGTCGGCGGCGAGCCGCGCACCTTCCTGGAGGACGGCGACGAGGTCTCGATCACCGCCTCCGCCCCCGGCCCCTCCGGCACCCGCATCGGCTTCGGAGAAGTCACCGGCCGAATCCTCCCCGCCCCCTGA
- a CDS encoding alpha/beta fold hydrolase, with amino-acid sequence MSFRERHHMLDAGEAALHVVEQGEGVPVVMCHGFPGLWFSWRWQLPALAAAGYRAIALDMRGYGRSSRPSSPQAYDRRHTVADLVGVLDALEIDEAVFAGHDFGAALVWDLPQWAPGRVKALMQLSVPRMPVSKRPPTEVYARMAEQHFVHVHYFQKEGPADEELGAAPDRFLANVFWALSGGYRYLDIWQHPSEGNGYLDVLPEAPPLPWPWLSQDEFAYYVQEFRRTGFTGGLNWYRAYDHVWNEKQNRPDEPVTVPTMFLVGERDPVLQMMGSGALKQMGAQVPGLRDVHVIEGAGHFVQMEAADQVNAAMLAFLADL; translated from the coding sequence ATGAGCTTTCGCGAACGCCACCACATGCTGGACGCGGGCGAAGCCGCCCTTCACGTGGTCGAACAGGGCGAGGGCGTCCCGGTGGTGATGTGTCACGGCTTCCCGGGCCTCTGGTTCAGCTGGCGGTGGCAGCTTCCGGCGCTGGCCGCTGCGGGCTACCGCGCCATCGCCCTCGACATGCGGGGATACGGGCGTAGCAGTCGCCCGTCTTCACCGCAGGCCTACGACCGGCGGCACACCGTCGCCGACCTCGTCGGCGTCCTGGACGCCCTGGAAATCGACGAGGCCGTCTTCGCGGGCCACGACTTCGGCGCCGCGCTGGTCTGGGACCTGCCGCAATGGGCCCCGGGCCGGGTCAAGGCACTGATGCAGCTGAGCGTGCCGCGCATGCCCGTCTCGAAGCGTCCGCCTACCGAGGTGTATGCGCGGATGGCCGAGCAGCACTTCGTCCATGTGCATTACTTCCAGAAGGAGGGACCTGCGGACGAGGAGTTGGGGGCCGCGCCGGACCGCTTCCTGGCGAATGTCTTCTGGGCGCTCAGCGGCGGCTACCGGTACCTCGACATTTGGCAGCACCCGAGTGAAGGCAACGGATACCTCGATGTGCTCCCCGAAGCTCCGCCCCTGCCATGGCCGTGGTTGTCGCAGGACGAGTTCGCCTACTACGTCCAGGAGTTCCGCCGGACGGGCTTCACCGGTGGCCTCAACTGGTACCGGGCCTACGACCACGTCTGGAACGAGAAGCAGAACCGTCCGGACGAGCCTGTAACGGTCCCCACGATGTTCCTCGTGGGGGAGCGTGACCCCGTCCTCCAGATGATGGGGTCCGGCGCGCTGAAGCAGATGGGGGCTCAGGTGCCGGGCCTGCGCGATGTCCACGTCATCGAGGGTGCCGGGCACTTCGTCCAGATGGAAGCGGCCGACCAGGTCAACGCCGCCATGCTCGCCTTCCTCGCCGACCTGTGA
- a CDS encoding nuclear transport factor 2 family protein, which translates to MSQPPSPDLAARVARLEAIEEIKALKHRYLRACDAKDPDGFRACFIASGASIDYGRLGAFDDGEGMVKVFESIALRKVDGRNVILDMHHATHPDIVVHDGTRASGRWTLKFRQVNLEDGTESVSTGEYEDEYVVEDGRWKMAKCHFHRHWTITRPLGPDCRVDQATD; encoded by the coding sequence ATGTCGCAGCCCCCGAGTCCCGACCTCGCCGCGCGCGTCGCCCGGCTGGAGGCCATCGAGGAGATCAAGGCGCTCAAGCACCGCTACCTGCGGGCCTGCGACGCCAAGGACCCCGACGGGTTCCGCGCCTGCTTCATCGCCTCCGGCGCCTCGATCGACTACGGGCGGCTGGGCGCGTTCGACGACGGGGAGGGCATGGTCAAGGTCTTCGAGTCGATCGCGCTCCGGAAGGTCGACGGCAGGAACGTCATCCTCGACATGCACCACGCGACGCACCCCGACATCGTCGTGCACGACGGGACGCGCGCGTCGGGCCGCTGGACGCTCAAGTTCCGCCAGGTGAACCTGGAGGACGGCACCGAGTCGGTGAGCACCGGCGAGTACGAGGACGAATACGTGGTCGAGGACGGCCGCTGGAAGATGGCCAAATGCCACTTCCACCGGCATTGGACGATCACCCGCCCACTCGGCCCGGACTGCCGCGTCGACCAGGCAACCGACTGA
- a CDS encoding GNAT family N-acetyltransferase → MEPIFRTATADDVPALVALVESAYRGDSSRAGWTTEADLLDGQRTDPDAVAAVVHDPQAVMLVAEVDGALLACCQLEDRGGHAYFGMFAVSPSVQGGGLGRRVLAEAELRAREQWGAAEMHMTVISLREDLIAWYVRRGYARTGKTSPFPYGDERFGLPKRGDLEFEQLVKKLR, encoded by the coding sequence ATGGAACCGATCTTCCGGACGGCGACGGCGGACGACGTCCCGGCGCTCGTCGCGCTCGTGGAGAGCGCCTACCGCGGGGACTCCAGCCGCGCCGGATGGACGACCGAGGCCGACCTTCTCGACGGGCAGCGCACGGACCCGGACGCCGTCGCGGCCGTGGTGCACGACCCGCAGGCGGTGATGCTGGTGGCCGAGGTGGACGGCGCGCTCCTGGCCTGCTGCCAGTTGGAGGACCGTGGCGGGCACGCCTACTTCGGCATGTTCGCCGTCAGCCCGTCCGTGCAGGGCGGCGGGCTCGGCCGCCGGGTCCTCGCCGAGGCCGAGCTGAGGGCGCGCGAGCAGTGGGGCGCGGCCGAGATGCACATGACGGTGATCAGCCTGCGCGAGGACCTGATCGCCTGGTACGTCCGGCGCGGCTACGCCCGGACCGGCAAGACGAGCCCGTTCCCGTACGGCGACGAGCGCTTCGGCCTGCCCAAGCGCGGCGACCTGGAGTTCGAGCAGCTGGTGAAGAAGCTCCGCTGA
- a CDS encoding glycosyltransferase produces MARWLLLTWDGAGNQGPMTGLARHLKARGHEVTVAGYRWQRHRFSEAGFGFRPLPRADAGYPAAPPPEGWLPALVDAVWACSAHVEDVSGLLADGAYDGVVADCLMFGALAALEASPTPAAVLVHSAPGALCPPGGPMDQMLLPVVNAVRGQAGQPPIGRLWDAWAPFLPLCTTIRDLDPFADEAPPSFDFIGPVPDEQPPSDLRLPWPADDARPLVVAGFSTGPAWDQTSRIQRTLDALADGRHRVLVTSAMTDVAGLRVPGDAVVLPWVPHAEVLPHAAAVVTHAGHGTVTAALAHGVPIIALPNPAADQPALARRTVELGAGIALDGESARPEEIAAAVRAVIEDPSYRAAATALAGRLRAAPGPAYAAERLERHARASGRGGAASRA; encoded by the coding sequence ATGGCGCGCTGGCTGCTGCTCACCTGGGACGGGGCCGGGAACCAGGGGCCGATGACCGGCCTCGCGCGTCACCTGAAGGCGCGGGGCCACGAGGTCACGGTCGCGGGCTATCGCTGGCAGCGGCACCGGTTCTCCGAAGCCGGGTTCGGGTTCCGGCCCCTTCCACGCGCCGACGCCGGCTATCCCGCCGCGCCCCCGCCGGAAGGCTGGCTGCCCGCGCTGGTCGACGCCGTGTGGGCCTGCTCCGCGCATGTGGAGGACGTTTCCGGGCTGCTGGCGGACGGCGCCTACGACGGCGTGGTCGCCGACTGCCTGATGTTCGGTGCGCTGGCGGCGCTGGAGGCGTCCCCGACCCCGGCGGCGGTCCTGGTGCACAGCGCGCCGGGTGCGCTCTGCCCGCCGGGCGGCCCGATGGATCAGATGCTCCTGCCCGTGGTGAACGCCGTGCGCGGCCAAGCCGGGCAGCCGCCGATCGGCAGGCTGTGGGACGCCTGGGCGCCGTTCCTCCCGCTGTGCACCACCATCCGCGACCTGGACCCCTTCGCCGACGAGGCGCCGCCGTCGTTCGACTTCATCGGTCCGGTCCCTGACGAGCAGCCGCCGTCCGACCTCCGCCTTCCCTGGCCCGCGGACGACGCCCGCCCGCTGGTGGTGGCCGGATTCTCGACCGGCCCGGCATGGGACCAGACCTCGCGCATCCAGCGCACCCTTGACGCCCTCGCCGACGGGCGCCATCGCGTCCTCGTCACCAGCGCCATGACGGACGTCGCCGGGTTGCGGGTGCCGGGTGACGCGGTCGTCCTGCCGTGGGTCCCGCATGCCGAGGTGCTGCCGCACGCTGCCGCGGTCGTGACGCACGCCGGCCACGGGACCGTCACCGCCGCGCTCGCCCACGGCGTGCCGATCATCGCACTTCCGAATCCGGCGGCCGACCAGCCCGCCCTGGCCCGGCGCACGGTCGAGCTGGGCGCCGGGATCGCGCTCGACGGGGAGAGCGCCCGGCCGGAAGAGATCGCGGCGGCCGTCCGCGCCGTGATCGAGGACCCGTCGTACCGGGCGGCCGCGACCGCACTGGCCGGACGCCTCCGCGCCGCACCGGGCCCGGCGTACGCCGCGGAACGGCTCGAACGGCACGCGCGGGCCTCGGGTCGCGGTGGCGCGGCGTCGCGCGCGTAG
- a CDS encoding TetR/AcrR family transcriptional regulator codes for MKRTYTMRARAQSADETRRRVLDAAVRLLGSRLRSDIRLEDVAAEAGVSVPTVLRAYGSRARLIELALEKVLEGIGAELRQPEPGDVPGSVSAWFDHYEKYGDAVVRNLADEADPAVAPIVQIGRTRHRRHVERQLGPRLDAVPEARRAVVVDALVCACDVYTWKLLRRDMGRSRTEAEATMALMIESLLGGV; via the coding sequence GTGAAAAGGACCTACACCATGCGGGCCCGCGCGCAGTCGGCGGATGAGACGCGGCGGCGGGTGCTGGACGCGGCGGTGCGGCTGCTCGGCTCGCGGTTGCGCTCCGACATCCGGCTGGAGGACGTCGCCGCCGAGGCGGGCGTGAGCGTCCCGACGGTGCTGCGGGCGTACGGCAGCCGCGCGCGGCTCATCGAGCTGGCCCTGGAGAAGGTCCTGGAAGGCATCGGCGCCGAGCTGCGGCAGCCCGAGCCGGGGGACGTTCCAGGCTCGGTCTCGGCGTGGTTCGACCACTACGAGAAGTACGGGGACGCGGTGGTGCGGAACCTGGCGGACGAGGCCGACCCGGCGGTGGCGCCCATCGTCCAGATCGGCAGGACCCGGCACCGGCGGCATGTCGAGAGGCAGCTCGGTCCACGGCTGGACGCGGTGCCCGAGGCGCGGCGGGCGGTGGTCGTCGACGCGCTCGTCTGCGCCTGCGACGTCTACACGTGGAAGCTGCTCCGCCGGGACATGGGGCGGTCGCGGACCGAGGCCGAGGCGACGATGGCCTTGATGATCGAATCCCTGCTGGGAGGGGTGTGA
- a CDS encoding class I SAM-dependent methyltransferase — protein sequence MYERFAHEYASHAEDSSYNAFYDRPAVLGLAGDVAGLTVFDAACGPGLYARELLDRGAGVVGCDVSPTFVDMALKRTRGRADLRVHDLSTPVAWMPDASVDLVVLALALHYFDDRVALLKEFRRILSPGGAVVLSTEHPMAGWLRLGGSYFLEEPVEESLSPERDWPIRAWRRPLTAICAEFRAAGFLIEELLEPRPSPEMADRYPEDHAKLEQSPAFVAFRLVPARS from the coding sequence ATGTACGAGCGCTTCGCCCACGAGTACGCCTCCCATGCCGAGGACAGCTCCTACAACGCCTTCTACGACCGTCCCGCCGTGCTCGGCCTCGCGGGGGACGTGGCCGGCCTCACGGTCTTCGACGCCGCGTGCGGTCCAGGCCTCTACGCGCGAGAACTGCTGGACCGCGGCGCGGGCGTAGTCGGCTGCGACGTGAGCCCCACGTTCGTCGACATGGCCTTGAAACGCACCAGGGGCCGCGCCGACCTGCGCGTCCACGACCTGTCCACGCCCGTGGCCTGGATGCCGGACGCCTCCGTCGATCTGGTGGTGCTGGCGCTGGCCCTGCACTACTTCGACGACCGCGTCGCGCTGCTGAAGGAATTCCGCCGCATCCTGTCCCCGGGCGGAGCGGTCGTCCTGTCGACGGAGCATCCGATGGCGGGATGGCTGCGCCTGGGCGGCTCCTACTTCCTCGAAGAGCCGGTGGAGGAGTCGCTGAGCCCCGAACGGGACTGGCCGATCCGGGCGTGGCGGCGCCCCCTTACTGCGATCTGCGCCGAGTTCCGCGCGGCCGGATTCCTCATCGAAGAGCTCCTGGAGCCGCGTCCCTCGCCCGAGATGGCCGACCGCTACCCCGAAGACCACGCCAAGCTGGAGCAGTCCCCCGCCTTCGTGGCCTTCCGCCTGGTCCCGGCACGCTCCTGA
- a CDS encoding DUF4032 domain-containing protein — protein MARTGPDAKEIQARRLLDDIAAYRCHLNAPASARPKDLTETGRPPDTAG, from the coding sequence ATGGCCCGCACCGGTCCGGACGCCAAGGAGATCCAGGCCCGCCGCCTCCTCGACGACATCGCCGCCTACCGCTGCCACCTCAACGCGCCCGCGTCGGCCCGGCCCAAGGATCTGACAGAGACCGGCCGTCCTCCTGACACGGCCGGTTGA
- a CDS encoding ABC transporter ATP-binding protein encodes MAAITMKNIVKRYGDGFPAVNDVSLDVRDGEFMILVGPSGCGKSTLLRMIVGLEDITSGEMLIGDRVVNKVAPRQRNLSMVFQNYALYPHLSVFENIAFPLRLAKTEGDEVRRRVNETAELLELTEHLDRKPANLSGGQRQRVAMGRAIVRQADAFLFDEPLSNLDAKLRGQMRTEISRLQRRLGVTTVYVTHDQTEAMTLGDRVAVLRKGVLQQVGSPRELYEEPVNLFVAGFIGSPSMNFLPASVTTDRSGDGVFLETPLGRFELRDARKAAAIGDRSVVLVGIRPDHFEDASLVGEDKQARGSLVRVRVDVTEWLGNELYAYVPYEAPEDLAARLRDLSRELDSDQLRTQAVVALDASSTIAPGREAELWIDTTRVHLFDPSTGDNLTRDEEHVAQLDRLAEESRAAHREALREARHEPSDDAADETPVTKT; translated from the coding sequence ATGGCCGCCATCACCATGAAGAACATCGTCAAGCGGTACGGCGACGGTTTCCCGGCCGTGAACGACGTCTCCCTGGACGTGCGGGACGGCGAGTTCATGATCCTGGTCGGCCCGTCCGGCTGCGGCAAGTCCACGCTGCTGCGGATGATCGTCGGGCTGGAGGACATCACGTCCGGCGAGATGCTCATCGGCGACCGGGTCGTCAACAAGGTCGCGCCGCGGCAGCGGAACCTGTCGATGGTGTTCCAGAACTACGCGCTCTACCCGCACCTCAGCGTGTTCGAGAACATCGCGTTCCCGCTCCGCCTCGCGAAGACCGAGGGCGACGAGGTGCGGCGGCGCGTCAACGAGACCGCCGAGCTGCTGGAGCTGACCGAGCACCTGGACCGCAAGCCCGCGAACCTGTCCGGCGGGCAGCGGCAGCGGGTCGCGATGGGCCGCGCGATCGTCCGCCAGGCCGACGCGTTCCTGTTCGACGAGCCGCTGTCGAACCTCGACGCCAAGCTGCGCGGGCAGATGCGCACCGAGATCTCCCGGCTCCAGCGGCGCCTCGGCGTCACCACCGTGTACGTCACGCACGACCAGACGGAGGCGATGACGCTCGGCGACCGCGTCGCGGTGCTGCGCAAGGGCGTCCTGCAGCAGGTCGGGAGCCCGCGCGAGCTGTACGAGGAGCCGGTCAACCTGTTCGTCGCCGGGTTCATCGGGTCGCCGTCGATGAACTTCCTGCCCGCCTCCGTCACGACGGACCGTTCCGGCGACGGCGTGTTCCTGGAGACGCCGCTCGGACGGTTCGAGCTGCGCGACGCGCGCAAGGCCGCCGCGATCGGCGACCGGTCGGTCGTGCTCGTCGGGATCCGCCCGGACCACTTCGAGGACGCCTCGCTCGTCGGCGAGGACAAGCAGGCCCGCGGCAGCCTCGTGCGGGTACGGGTGGACGTGACCGAATGGCTGGGCAACGAGCTGTACGCCTACGTCCCGTACGAGGCGCCCGAGGACCTCGCGGCCCGGCTGCGTGATCTGTCACGGGAGCTCGACAGCGACCAGCTGCGGACCCAGGCCGTCGTGGCGCTGGACGCCTCCAGCACGATCGCGCCGGGGCGCGAGGCGGAGTTGTGGATCGACACGACGCGGGTGCATCTGTTCGACCCGTCCACCGGCGACAACCTGACCCGCGACGAGGAGCACGTCGCGCAGCTCGACAGGCTCGCCGAGGAGTCGCGCGCCGCCCACCGGGAGGCGCTGCGGGAGGCCCGGCACGAGCCGTCCGACGACGCCGCGGACGAGACGCCCGTGACGAAAACCTGA
- a CDS encoding carbohydrate ABC transporter permease: MESARSKWLWVAASLLILVWTAFPVVWIVMLSFKQPSEIGNVQGFFPKTWTWENYETVFRTDLFTSALINSIGISLIATFVGVVFATLVAYAIARLEFPGKRLILSFALAIAMFPVVSLVGPLFDLWRTIGLYDTWPGLIIPYISFALPLAIWTLSAFFREIPWEMEQAAQVDGATTWQAFRKVIVPLAAPGVFTAAILTFFFCWNDFVFGISLTSTDRARPVPAALAFFTGESYFEQPTTAICAAAVVVTVPVVIIVLAFQRRIVAGLTSGAVKG; encoded by the coding sequence ATGGAGTCGGCGCGCTCGAAGTGGCTGTGGGTCGCCGCCTCGCTGCTGATCCTGGTGTGGACGGCGTTCCCGGTCGTGTGGATCGTGATGCTGTCGTTCAAGCAGCCCAGCGAGATCGGCAACGTCCAGGGCTTCTTCCCGAAGACCTGGACGTGGGAGAACTACGAGACGGTCTTCAGGACCGACCTGTTCACCTCGGCACTGATCAACTCGATCGGCATCTCGCTGATCGCCACGTTCGTCGGGGTGGTGTTCGCGACGCTGGTGGCGTACGCCATCGCGCGGCTGGAGTTCCCCGGCAAGCGGCTGATCCTGTCGTTCGCGCTCGCCATCGCGATGTTCCCGGTGGTGTCGCTGGTCGGGCCGCTGTTCGACCTGTGGCGCACCATCGGCCTGTACGACACCTGGCCGGGCCTGATCATCCCCTACATCTCGTTCGCGCTGCCGCTCGCGATCTGGACGCTGTCGGCGTTCTTCCGCGAGATCCCGTGGGAGATGGAGCAGGCCGCGCAGGTGGACGGGGCGACCACCTGGCAGGCGTTCCGCAAGGTGATCGTCCCGCTGGCGGCGCCCGGCGTGTTCACCGCCGCGATCCTGACCTTCTTCTTCTGCTGGAACGACTTCGTCTTCGGGATCTCGCTGACCTCCACCGACCGGGCCCGTCCCGTCCCGGCGGCGCTGGCGTTCTTCACCGGTGAGTCCTACTTCGAGCAGCCCACCACCGCCATCTGCGCCGCCGCCGTCGTCGTCACGGTCCCCGTCGTGATCATCGTCCTGGCGTTCCAGCGCCGCATCGTGGCCGGGCTGACGTCCGGTGCCGTCAAAGGCTGA